TTTTCGGCGGCAGACATAAACTGAGTTTGTCACTAAAAAACATTCATCTAAATCGCAGCATCTTAAAACCACTATGGAAGATTTCATACCCAGGAGCGGTAGAACAGTTTCTGATGCAAACGGCATTTTTAGTCCTTGGCATCATCATCACCACATTAAGCACAGATTCAGAAGCGCTTTTTAGAATTTTATTAAATATCGAATCGACTAGTTTTATGCCCGCGGTCGGTATTTCCATCGCAGCAGCCACACTTGTCGGTCAATCTTTAGGCGAAAAAGACCCAGACAAAGCGTATGAGATCGGACTACTCTCCGGTTACATTAGCGTGATGTGGGGTGTTATCATCGGCATCATCTTCTTCGTCTTCCCAAAGAGCATCTTGGGCCTGTTCACACCAGACCAGGTGATCATTCAAATGGGCATAGTCGTAATGATGGTCTTCGCGTTCAACCAACCGCTTCTAAACTTCAATATTGCCATGTCAGGCGCGTTAAGAGGTGCTGGAGATACAAGTATCGTGATGCGTTTGACCTCGATGAGGCTATGGCTGATCTTCATACCAGGCACCTACCTTTGCGTCATGGTCTTAAAAACAGGCGTAGTCGGTCTTTGGTACGCAGAAATTCTATCATTTTTGCTCTTTAGCTTCATCATGCTTAAGCGCTTTAAAAGTAGAAAATGGGCTTATATCGAGCTTTAAAAAGGATCACATAGCTTACTAATGAAACGACCTCTTGGATTAACTCCAAGAGGTCGTTTCTAGTAAGGGCTAAAGAAGCTAAGCGATGCATCGTGTCTAAAACTAAAGTAGTCCAAATAATTCAAGTCGCTGACTCTCGTGATCACTCCGCTTTTTAAATCAATGGAATACAACCTGCCTGAATCCAAATGAAGTAGTAATCCTTGAACTTCCTGTTCGTCTTCATATAGTAGACGGAAGTGCTCAGAAGACATTCTTTTGAAGCTTTGCTGATCGATATCATATTGATAAAAACCTGACTCGTCGTCATATCGATTATAAAAAAGAGTATTTCTTATCTGCTCTAATTGATTGAATTCACCTTGTGCTATCAAACTGTAATCTCTGTCAATCAGCTGATAAAGTCCAGCTTCATCGCCCGCTGTCGCTGCAAAATCGTTTGTAGCGTTTTTTACGTGTTCAAGGCTGTTAGTTTTACCTTTTAAGGTTACCTCTTCATCAACACCTATCACCATATCGTTGTTCCACGTAGTATGTTGAGCAGGCAGTTCCCAGTCAGGATAGGTCTGGTGGCCCTTGATATCAGATATGACATAACTTATCACTGCAAAGGAATCATCCAGCAATAGTAAGATATCAAAATCACCAATCAGGTATTCCGCTTTATAGCCTTGATATAGCTCATCATATTCAAGAATTGATAGCTTCATAGGTTTTCCTAAAACAGCTTCCACTTCACCAAGTTTCATTCCCTTTCGAACGCCGAACAGCGGTTCATCTCCCCGATAGAACAAGGTGATAATTATCGAATCCTGCTCATCTATTTCACGATTGAACTCCGAAAGGAATGAGAATGAACCGATGATACCGTAGTGGGCTCCCCAAAAGAAATCAAACGATACTTGATCATGTTCTACATTCAAAGCCTCTTCCAATTCCCTTACGGTCATTCCCAGTCCGATTTCTACATTTGAGATGTCATCAAAGTACTTGCCAAGTGATAGATAATTACCGCTATCCATACCCACCACCTGTAGGTCCTCATTCAATGTAACTCTTCTGATTTTGTTACCGCTTCTGAAGCTCAGTTGATTTTCACTATAAATCACAGGTTCAAATTTCATTCCATAGTGACGATCAACCATCAATAGCCTATTAGTGATCAAATTCCAGGCATAAAGATTGATTGTATAAGGTTGCTTTAAAAAGTGCTCGTAGTCATCAACATCACTGAACTGAGGATAACTCGAATAGACTATCCAGTTGGATTCTGCATTAAACACAACTTCAGATCCAAACTGATCAGGTATGCTTATCAAACTGATACTTTGTTCCTCAATATCTAAAATCGCCACCTTATCCCATTGGTATACGTTCATCGGGTGCCGATCGGGTACGCAGGTAAGCCTACCGCCCTCATCATTGACATAAAAATCAGAATAACTTCCAAAGGATTCGATATTGAACTGTGTCGTATCGTATTTGTCATAATCAAAGTCACTTGATGTCAAGTCGACGACATAGATTTCTTGATCAAAGACAACAACCATTACTGACTCGTTTTTGTTTACGCTAAAATCGAAAAAATTATCATTCCTCTTGCTGAACACCTCAAGAGGTTTTTCTGACCTTGTAGTCTTCCATATGACACAACTGTTGTCATGCTTCAACTTAATATATTTTGTTCCATTATGCATATCTAGTATATCGTTTGTGTAAGCCAGATAGCCGTCACTGTAACGATGCGCTGACTTTTCTGATAGGTTCTCAGCCTCTACCTTGTTCAGGCTCTCTTCAAGTTCAAGGATCCTTTGCTTTAGCTCGGTGCTTGTCTGTTTGTACAGTCGTGAGTCCTGATACAGACTGAATGATAAATAGGATGTCACTACCGATAGTAGGCATAATAACAACACAACCAATCTTACGTTCTTGCTCATTTAAACCTCCATATCAAAAGTAAAACACACGGTTATCGACCGCATGATCTTAAGACGTCCTGCTGTCTCTAAACACAACCCCTCTCAGACTTTCCATTACAATTTTACTAAATTAATGCATTCCTTAGTGCGTTTTAAGAAAAACGTAATATAAGAACATAAGCGGTTTCCTCACTCGACTATCTCAGACATTCGTTCAAATCCGATATAAATCCTGCATTTATTTGCTTACGCACTAAAATTAATACCACAACGTGGTAATATTTTACTATAATTGCTTTAAGGACATAATCAAACAGGAACTATTGTTACTATAAGAATCGGAGACGAACATGAAAAACAAGACTGTTCAAACCTATGATGAGGTTCTAAAACATCATCGCCAATCCTTAGCAGCACTCGAAGAAAAGCTTCAATCACTCGGCATAGAACAAGTGGCTAAGGAGAATGAGGAATTAAAGGACATGAAGGAGGAGTTGGATGAAAAGTTCAAGTCCCTGTCTAAAGAATACAATGAGTTGAAAAAGGATTATACGGACCTTAAAGTGGGGTTTATGAGTCATCTAGCTTCTGAAAAAATGGTCCATATCACCCACTCAAAATCCAGAATGGATCTACTCTTCAAGCAAGCGGAAGACCGTGTCTATAACCATCTTGAAAAGATTACTATTGAAATGGAAAGCCATATCGATGCTTATACGCAAAAGGCTGAAATCTTAACTGAATCCTTAAAGGAAAAGTACCAAAATGAATTGAATGCGATAAAGGATCACCTAAAACCTGATGTGCTTGCTGCTAGAGCAGAACTTGACAGACTTTTGCAGCTTGAAAAAGCATCTATGGAAGCCTATGATAATCAAGAACTGCAAGCCGTTACAGAGGCGATGCTTATAAAGGAATCCAAACCTTCAGTTCTCGAATTCAAATGGGGCCTTTCTATTGTAAATAAGATCGGCGCGCTGCTTATCGTGCTGGCGGTCGTACTTGCAGGACAATACACCTATTCCAACTTCTTTAATGATATTGCAAAAGGGATCACTTTTTATAGTATCGGAATTGTCATGATCGTCATCGGTGAGCTATTTAGCCGAAAAAAATATAAGGCCCTTTCCATGTCATTGCTGGGAGGCGGTATCGGTATCTTATATGCGTCCACCTTTATCAGCACGTTCTACCTAAACATATTGGACTTGTGGCCGGCACTAGGTATCGCTGTTGTCATCGCGATTTGCTCGATTGTTCTTTCATGGCAACATAAATCGCAAACGCTGGCTGCCATCTCGTTGATTGGCGGTTACTTGCCTGTGTTCGCCTATGTGGTAGTAGAAGGAATAGATACCCTACCTGTACTTGGAGCTGTCACTTATCTAATGGTTCTTAACTTTGTAATCCTTGCAATGTCACTGCGCCACGACTGGAAACTGTCTATCATCATCGGTTTCGCATTCAATCTGATCTGTGTGGATGCGCTGGTCATGCTGATGGATGCCGTCTACCTGCAGCTAGCCGTCCTTGCAATCAACTTTTTGACCTATTTTGAAGTAATCACTTACCGTATGTTAAACAAGACGATCAGGATTGCGGTAGAAGATACTTTGATCACACTGTTTAACACCATCGGCCATATTTCCATGATCTATCTTGTACTGAACATCGATAAGGAATTTGCCTATAATGGAGTCATCGCCATCATCTTCGGTACCTTATATCTAGCTAT
The Fusibacter sp. A1 DNA segment above includes these coding regions:
- a CDS encoding MATE family efflux transporter, which produces MNKARIILLKSILIIAAPAIIEMSLNTMLMVADTIMVGQLIDKQALSAVGIANSIMFTMIFVFSSFNTGAIAMISRSFGEKNMPKAKDVAQTNLALNLIIGIAVALLAFLLKPILFMPYQIEPLVTSHLHIYYDIVVAGMLFQFLSFAFASISRGVGDTKTPMYITGFAVVTNIILNYVLIAGWSVFPEMGIAGAALATTIARIMSFSIYVFIIFGGRHKLSLSLKNIHLNRSILKPLWKISYPGAVEQFLMQTAFLVLGIIITTLSTDSEALFRILLNIESTSFMPAVGISIAAATLVGQSLGEKDPDKAYEIGLLSGYISVMWGVIIGIIFFVFPKSILGLFTPDQVIIQMGIVVMMVFAFNQPLLNFNIAMSGALRGAGDTSIVMRLTSMRLWLIFIPGTYLCVMVLKTGVVGLWYAEILSFLLFSFIMLKRFKSRKWAYIEL
- a CDS encoding DUF2339 domain-containing protein, whose protein sequence is MKNKTVQTYDEVLKHHRQSLAALEEKLQSLGIEQVAKENEELKDMKEELDEKFKSLSKEYNELKKDYTDLKVGFMSHLASEKMVHITHSKSRMDLLFKQAEDRVYNHLEKITIEMESHIDAYTQKAEILTESLKEKYQNELNAIKDHLKPDVLAARAELDRLLQLEKASMEAYDNQELQAVTEAMLIKESKPSVLEFKWGLSIVNKIGALLIVLAVVLAGQYTYSNFFNDIAKGITFYSIGIVMIVIGELFSRKKYKALSMSLLGGGIGILYASTFISTFYLNILDLWPALGIAVVIAICSIVLSWQHKSQTLAAISLIGGYLPVFAYVVVEGIDTLPVLGAVTYLMVLNFVILAMSLRHDWKLSIIIGFAFNLICVDALVMLMDAVYLQLAVLAINFLTYFEVITYRMLNKTIRIAVEDTLITLFNTIGHISMIYLVLNIDKEFAYNGVIAIIFGTLYLAIGIVAQKRRIEPKQLELYYLISAVFGVLVVPLQLELEWWFIAWLLQSVAFLAVGRRNGIASIQVGGIVLLIISHYMFYLDNFDVLMPLSDFTWSGDLNYLALILGELSVFYLYRDESKLNSAFSSINRFFRYFVLAHIIYFVTIELMKTVNSLSGDLYMVESVVLFMTSGILMVKMLKYFDLDKYIHMDMFKKAAYSLIAITALISNFEPAMPVGIRWSIDILALILLNYFIIRVMVMWFKDDRIGTRIPTGVSSVVIGLYCLFAYYVNFAQRIDTNYDDVLLNLSLILFAIAYVLLGFLKYNSSLRKVGLLLALVTTAKLLLWDSMHFELGQRIVSYFAFGIILIAMSYVYQRINAKLEEQLDGGDVDDKEN